The following are from one region of the Quercus robur chromosome 1, dhQueRobu3.1, whole genome shotgun sequence genome:
- the LOC126689871 gene encoding VQ motif-containing protein 8, chloroplastic-like: MSPAKFHGDHEISKWETIKGPRPSPLNINKGSHVIQKPSFSSSSSSSVVSDCVGTTMFRQQRKQPVIIYTHSPKIIHTQAQDFMALVQKLTGMSQPNDDDQTQKSEKLLSAKGNDRKVIKPFGHDDRNDSSSAPTEENCGDVKARSSSLSPIFNQTNTYFADIPLFTPSSNNFFCSPRPVYRYPDSAFVSPNKGNSMSPSVLEFIKGLPEY, from the coding sequence ATGAGCCCTGCAAAGTTTCATGGTGACCATGAGATTTCAAAGTGGGAGACGATCAAAGGTCCACGTCCATCACCATTGAATATCAACAAGGGGTCCCATGTCATTCAGAAACCATCTTtctcttcatcatcatcttcttcggTGGTTTCTGATTGTGTTGGTACCACGATGTTCAGGCAGCAACGAAAGCAACCAGTTATTATATACACTCATTCTCCAAAGATAATCCACACACAAGCTCAGGATTTCATGGCTCTCGTGCAGAAGCTCACGGGTATGTCACAGCCCAATGATGATGATCAAACCCAGAAGAGTGAAAAGTTATTGTCTGCGAAAGGAAATGATCGTAAGGTGATCAAGCCTTTTGGGCATGATGATCGTAATGATTCATCTTCGGCTCCTACTGAAGAAAATTGTGGTGATGTCAAGGCAAGATCGTCATCTTTGTCACCAATTTTTAACCAAACCAATACATATTTTGCTGATATTCCTTTGTTTACCCCGAGTTCAAACAATTTCTTCTGCTCGCCTAGGCCTGTTTATAGATATCCTGATTCTGCATTCGTGTCGCCAAACAAAGGTAACTCGATGTCACCGTCTGTTTTGGAATTTATAAAAGGGCTACCAGAATATTGA